One window from the genome of Mauremys mutica isolate MM-2020 ecotype Southern chromosome 4, ASM2049712v1, whole genome shotgun sequence encodes:
- the FAM72A gene encoding protein FAM72A isoform X1, whose translation MSTSGFTFKDRCVSVLCCRFCQQVLSSRGMKAVLLANTEIDLYSTDIPPTSTVDFIGSCYFTDICKCKLKNIACLKCGNVVGYHVIAPCKPCLLSCNNGHFWMFHSQAVFGINRLDSSGVNLLLWGNLPDLDESTDEDLSGISEEEYIR comes from the exons ATGTCCACTAGTGGTTTCACCTTCAAGGACAGGTGTGTGTCCGTGCTCTGCTGCAGATTCTGCCAGCAGGTGCTGAGCTCGCGGGGGATGAAGGCCGTGCTGCTGGCAAACACAGAGATCGACCTGTACTCCACCGACATCCCACCCACCAG TactgttgacttcattggaagCTGCTATTTCACTGACATCTGCAAATGCAAACTGAAGAACATTGCATGTTTAAAATG TGGCAATGTTGTAGGTTACCATGTGATTGCTCCATGCAAACCTTGCCTGCTGTCCTGTAACAATGGCCATTTCTGGATGTTTCACAGCCAAGCAGTCTTTGGTATAAACAGACTAGACTCCTCTG GTGTGAATTTACTGCTTTGGGGCAATTTACCAGATTTGGATGAAAGCACTGATGAAGATCTGTCTGGCATCTCTGAGGAGGAGTATATCAGATAA
- the FAM72A gene encoding protein FAM72A isoform X2 yields MKAVLLANTEIDLYSTDIPPTSTVDFIGSCYFTDICKCKLKNIACLKCGNVVGYHVIAPCKPCLLSCNNGHFWMFHSQAVFGINRLDSSGVNLLLWGNLPDLDESTDEDLSGISEEEYIR; encoded by the exons ATGAAGGCCGTGCTGCTGGCAAACACAGAGATCGACCTGTACTCCACCGACATCCCACCCACCAG TactgttgacttcattggaagCTGCTATTTCACTGACATCTGCAAATGCAAACTGAAGAACATTGCATGTTTAAAATG TGGCAATGTTGTAGGTTACCATGTGATTGCTCCATGCAAACCTTGCCTGCTGTCCTGTAACAATGGCCATTTCTGGATGTTTCACAGCCAAGCAGTCTTTGGTATAAACAGACTAGACTCCTCTG GTGTGAATTTACTGCTTTGGGGCAATTTACCAGATTTGGATGAAAGCACTGATGAAGATCTGTCTGGCATCTCTGAGGAGGAGTATATCAGATAA